One genomic window of Mycteria americana isolate JAX WOST 10 ecotype Jacksonville Zoo and Gardens chromosome Z, USCA_MyAme_1.0, whole genome shotgun sequence includes the following:
- the ZNF367 gene encoding zinc finger protein 367 translates to MAERLPPGPPVIFCQDSPKRVLVSVIKTTPIKPSSWGGGEGPAPAPPVPTSPGFSDFMVYPWRWGENAHNVTLSPGGTAAPSALPPPRGGAGRAPAGDEEAGSPGGGGGRHRHLKDGIRRGRPRADTVRDLISEGEHSSSRIRCNICNRVFPREKSLQAHKRTHTGERPYLCDYPDCGKAFVQSGQLKTHQRLHTGEKPFVCSENGCLSRFTHANRHCPKHPYARLKREELTDRLSKKQTADNKAVAEWLAKYWESREQRAPALKTKTIQKTDQEQQDPMEYLQSDEEDDEQKNSAHSAARRRRLQEQRERMHGALALIELANLAVAPLRQ, encoded by the exons ATGGCGGAGCGGCTGCCGCCGGGCCCCCCGGTGATTTTTTGCCAGGACTCCCCGAAGCGCGTCCTGGTTTCCGTTATCAAAACCACCCCGATCAAGCCCTCCTCGtgggggggcggcgaggggccggcgcccgccccgcccgtcCCCACCAGCCCCGGCTTCAGCGACTTCATGGTCTACCCCTGGCGCTGGGGCGAGAACGCCCACAACGTGACCCTCAGCCCCGGCGGCACCGCCGCTCCCTcggccctcccgccgccccgcgggggagcgggcagagcccCCGCCGGGGACGAGGAGGCGGGcagcccgggcggcggcggcggcaggcacCGGCACCTGAAG GATGGGATAAGGCGTGGCCGGCCGAGAGCAGACACCGTCCGTGACCTGATCAGTGAAGGCGAGCACTCTTCCAGCAGAATACGTTGCAATATCTGCAACAGGGTCTTTCCACGAGAGAAATCGCTGCAGGCCCACAAACGAACTCACACCG gtgAAAGGCCTTATTTGTGTGACTACCCAGATTGCGGGAAAGCCTTTGTTCAGAGTGGGCAGCTCAAAACTCACCAGCGTCTCCACACAGGGGAGAAACCTTTCGTCTGCTCAGAGAATG GCTGTTTAAGCAGATTCACGCATGCAAACCGTCATTGCCCCAAACATCCATATGCCCGACTGAAGAGGGAAGAGCTCACAGACAGGCTGAGTAAGAAGCAGACAGCTGACAACAAAGCTGTGGCTGAGTGGCTAGCAAA ATACTGGGAGAGTAGAGAACAGCGTGCTCCTGCTTTGAAAACTAAAACAATCCAGAAAACGGATCAGGAACAGCAGGACCCAATGGAATATCTTCAGTCTGATGAAGAGGATGATGAACAGAAAAACAGCGCTCATTCCGCTGCTCGGCGCCGCCGCCTCCAGGAACAGCGTGAACGCATGCATGGCGCGCTGGCTCTCATTGAGCTTGCAAACCTAGCTGTGGCACCGCTGCGACAGTAG